Proteins encoded in a region of the Ornithodoros turicata isolate Travis chromosome 3, ASM3712646v1, whole genome shotgun sequence genome:
- the LOC135389203 gene encoding uncharacterized protein LOC135389203, which translates to MHRTTHSDRYDLPSGVPQGSVLSPLLFNVVMADLPQHLHKNIHISMYADDICLWTSGVQLPALQRWLQDALDCTVAFLTQRGMDISPEKTVFLPFTRKKMNNFQLQLSTQPVQRVSHHRFLGVIIDAQLTWAAHTKYLKGRADARINILRHLTGPRWGMSTSSLLTVHRALIQQMAAYHLPVLNNICATSENILQGVLARSLKVCLGVPSATSNTLTIAEAKEPPFEALRVRETVRHYLRLCTQHDHHPLVRKLLRRNSSFLKALSPYRRTLPTARPQQADPHPPWTLQTPPICTTVPGINQGKSSLPPFAMRQYCLELMERHKGRVAIFTDGSTTLSGSASAFVIPEHKREGIARLSHRTSSTAAELVAVQLAMSYLATLELPAQWIVYCDSKAGLQAISSFLEKGRTASTVRDLLLGLYNPFLRSIDPLMEFVIACHRSRKEESLLLRLRLNVARTPSLLFNMGRLNSPNYIVSGVEADIPHQLLHSQQHLHHRNTLRCRLLQVGCNDLSLAALLGPVLHPNQWAVTAALFGFL; encoded by the exons ATGCACAGAACCACCCACAGCGACAGATACGACCTCCCGAGCGGAGTGCCACAAGGCAGCGTTCTCAGTCCGTTGCTTTTCAATGTGGTTATGGCGGACCTTCCACAGCACCTGCACAAAAATATACACATTAGTATGTACGCCGATGACATCTGCCTATGGACATCGGGCGTACAGTTACCAGCGCTGCAACGGTGGCTTCAAGATGCCCTCGACTGTACGGTAGCATTCTTGACGCAGAGGGGAATGGACATATCTCCCGAAAAGACGGTCTTCCTACCCTTCACACGGAAAAAGATGAACAACTTCCAATTGCAGCTCTCGACACAGCCAGTCCAGCGGGTTTCACATCATCGCTTTCTGGGAGTTATAATCGACGCACAATTAACATGGGCCGCCCATACCAAGTATCTGAAGGGCAGAGCCGACGCTCGGATTAACATACTACGGCATCTCACGGGGCCCCGGTGGGGAATGTCAACGTCGTCACTACTCACTGTGCACAGAGCCCTCATCCAGCAAATGGCAGCGTATCACCTTCCAGTGCTGAACAACATTTGCGCTACGTCGGAGAATATACTGCAAGGCGTCTTAGCAAGGAGTTTGAAGGTCTGCCTTGGGGTACCAAGTGCCACCTCTAACACACTGACCATAGCAGAGGCCAAAGAACCTCCATTCGAGGCACTAAGGGTGCGTGAAACGGTTCGGCATTACCTTCGCCTGTGCACTCAGCATGATCACCATCCCCTGGTGCGGAAGCTGCTTCGCCGAAACTCTTCTTTCTTAAAAGCACTCTCTCCATATAGACGTACATTGCCAACAGCACGGCCGCAACAAGCGGACCCACACCCTCCATGGACGCTACAGACACCTCCTATCTGTACCACCGTGCCTGGGATCAACCAGGGAAAGTCAAGCCTCCCGCCTTTCGCCATGAGACAGTACTGCCTCGAATTGATGGAAAGGCACAAAGGCCGTGTAGCCATCTTCACCGACGGGTCCACGACTCTATCCGGGTCTGCCTCCGCATTTGTAATACCAGAGCACAAGAGGGAAGGCATAGCACGACTGTCTCACAGGACCTCATCGACGGCAGCGGAGCTGGTAGCCGTACAGCTAGCCATGAGTTACCTTGCCACGCTCGAGCTGCCTGCGCAATGGATAGTGTACTGCGACTCTAAAGCCGGCCTTCAAGCTATCTCATCGTTCTTGGAAAAAGGCCGTACGGCTTCAACAGTACGAGACCTCCTGTTAGG CCTCTACAACCCCttcctacggtctatcgacccattgatggagtttgtcatcgcttgccaccgcagtcgtaaagaagaatcccttctcctccgcctacgactcaatgttgcccgtacaccctcacttctcttcaatatgggtcggctaaattcaccaaactacATTGTCTCTGgcgtggaagctgacatcccacaccagcTCCTGCATTCTCAGCAGCACCTTCACCATAGgaacaccctccgttgccgtctgctccaggtTGGCTGTAACGAcctttcgttggccgctctccttggccccgtcctgcaccccaaccagtgggctgtcactgccgctctcttCGGTTTTCTctga